DNA from Chitinophaga pendula:
ACCATCCTGCTGTACGGATCAATGAAAAATACAAATGGATTCAATTCCTGGTAAGACGGACGATCGATACGGCGCCCATAGGAATAACTGATTTGATGCTGCTCATTGATCTTATGTAATATAAAGAGGGATGGAAATAAATTGAGATAAGTTCGTTTCACCCGCTGGTTGAGCGTAAGTGAAATACCCTCCGATAAAGTATGTTCTCCTCTCAGTCCGGCCTGTATACTCCAGTGCGTCCACTCTTTCGACAAATTAAAATACGCTGCCTTTATCTGCTCAGTATACTTGAAATGACTGGTCTGTATAATATCAGATATCCACTTCCCTCCCAATAATGAGTCATAGCGTATATCGCTATCCGTTTTCACATTGCTAAAACGAAAACCAGTCTCTAACTTCAAAGACTTATTAAAGTACTTCGTATAGTCCGCTTTGATAGAAAAAATATCCACATCAGCAGGAACGAGATTCCGTATCGTAGCCTGCCAGGTCGCAGGTTTACCCTGATCAGAAAACTTATTTTCTATTTGCTCCATGCGGTCCTTGCCATACGTAGCCACATCTATATCGGTATTAAAGCTGCTTCCCAACGTATCCAACTCACTGGCCAGGTTCAGGTTATACCGAAAATTACGCAGCCGCTCTTTACGTTCTGTACCCGCTATCAGGTAGTCGGCCGACGGACGTTCAGGCGTTCTCAACCTAGTCAAACCATCGGTCATACTGTTAGTATTTACCAACGAACCATTCACCAATACACCTAAGGTGGTACGGGCTGTCAGCTGATAATCGATACCCATTTTAAAATTAGAACTATGTGTAAAAGGATGCCAGTAGCTGTTACGGTTCGTATACTCCTCGCCCTTTTCCCTACGTACGGTACTATTCACGTCCAGCTCATTATAGGATTCGCTATAGTTATAGTTATAGTCGCCAAAAACATTCCATTTATCCTGACGAAAATTGATAGATGTACCCGCACTGGCTTTCACATAACGTCCTATACCGGCACTGCCAAACAAAGAACCATTCAATCCGTTACCAGGATTCGTCTTCGTCCTGATGTTGATGATCCCGGCGCCACCGGCAGCATCGAAACGCGCAGAAGGCTGCGTGATCAACTCTATCTTATTGACAGTTTCTGCCGGCTGCCCTTTTAACCAATTGATCAATGCTTCCCCACTGAGAAAAGATGGCCTGCCGTTTATCCATACCTCTACGCCTTTTTTACCCATCATAATAAGGTTATCATCCTTGTCAGCGCTCATGCCGGGTGCGCTCCGCAATACCTCAAATAACGTACTACCCGTAGCCGCAATATTATTGGCCACATTCAGGATCGTTTTATCTGCCAGCATCTCGATATACGGCTTTTTTGCCGTGATGTCTATACTCTTCAGTGCCGTGACAGCCGTTTTCATAAGCAGGTCCGTAGCTATTACCTTAGCTTGCCCATCCGGTACCATTACCCTCATATAAAGTGGTGCATATCCGGTCAATCTGCCCAATAGTAAATAATTACCGGCAGCAATACCTTCCAGACGATAACTGCCGGCACTATCAGCCACAGTTCCCTTTATCAGGGTAGAATCTTTTGTCTTTAACAAGGCAACACTTGCATAGGGTAAATCCCGTCCATTAGGATCTTTAGTGTGTCCGGTGATAACATGTTGTGCCCATCCTGCTATCTGTAGCAATAATAATAAAGCGGTTAGCGCTGATCTCATGGTTGATAATATTTTACTCCCCAAAAGTCTCAAACAGTCAGCCCGATTATTTTTCTTTTATACAAGCGCCCGGTTTAGTACGACAAACCGGCTTGATGGCCGTTTTGCCTCCTTTTCATCCCCAGTAACCGTTTATCGGATAAATTGAGGCGTTTGTCTAACAAAATCCCGTATAAACCCCTGAGATAGATAAATTTGGGCAAACGCATAGAAGGATGAAGCCACAGCATAAATGGGTCAGCAAAGTCATTATATTCCTGTTAGCATTGTTGATGACATTGAATATAAGGGTCAGGTTCGATTTTCACCCAAATATATTCGTATACAACTTTACCTTGCTGAAACTAATCCTATTCTATGTCAATTACCTGTGGCTATACCCCTTATTATTGCAAAAGCGGAAATACATTCAATGGATCATAGCAGCACTCCTGCTCGTTTTCGCTACAACACTGTTACGATACACCCTGGAAGAGGTACTGGCCCGCATATTTTTAGGTATTCACAACTATGGAGAAGGCACGACCATCGCCTTTTATATAGAAGACAACTTTTTATGGCTTTCACCATATATCATACTCAGTACCCTGATACGGTTTGGCCAGACAGCGCTCACACATGAAAGACAAAGAGCAACCCTGGAACAGGCAACAACAGATGCTGAACTGGCCTTTTTGAAGTCGCAGATCAATCCGCACTTCCTCTTCAATACACTTAACAGCATTTATTCCCTGGCCTATCAGAAGTCCGACCAGGCCCCACAGGCCATCTTGAAACTTTCCGAGATCATGCGGTATATGCTCTACGATAGCGAAGACAAAAAAGTGCCGTTGGATAAAGAAGTGCAATACCTGCATAGCTATATTTCTTTGCAGAAAGTGCGATTTAAGGACACGATCTATGTAGATCTGCTGGAAGAAGGGAATACTAATGGTTTGTACATCGTACCGCTGTTACTGATTGCCTTTGTTGAAAATGCCTTTAAACATGGCGTATTGCAGGATCCGTCAGACCCCGTATTGATACAGATCACTATTGAACAGCGTACCTTGCAGCTATATGTACAAAACAAGATCAATCAGGAACAAAAGGACGAAACCGGAGGGATCGGTATGCCCAACATACAACGGCGCCTGGCATTACTATATCCAGGCAAACATACGCTTAGTACGGCACAAAAAGACAGTCATTACATTTGTGAACTGACCCTTCAGTTAGATTAATAAAGTTTATGCAGAAAATACGTTGTATAGCAGTAGATGATGAATTGCTCGCACTGGATATTATTGTAGACTATATCAGTAAACTCCCGTTCCTGCAACTCATACATAGTGGAACGGATGCCCTGGAAGCCTTGCAATTGGTACAAAACGGCCAAATAGACCTGGTGTTCCTCGATATACAAATGCCGCAACTGAGCGGCTTACAGTTCATGAAGATCATAGGCAATAAGGCCCGTGTAATCTTGACAACCGCCTATCCACAATATGCACTGGATGGCTACGAACATAATGTAGTGGACTACCTGCTTAAACCGGTTGCATTTGATCGTTTCTATAAAGCGGTAGAAAAGGCCATGTCCGCTATACAACCTGGGATAGTGCCATCACCTGCCGAAAAACCGGCTACTCCTATCCTGCCGGATTTCATATTCGTAAAAACAGATAGTAAGATGGTAAAAGTGATGCTGGCAGATATCTTATATGTAGAAGGATTGAAAGATTATCTGGCTTTACAGACCACTACTGATAAGATCATTACCCTGCAGAATATGAAACGTATGGAAACCATCCTTCCTTATCCTGCCTTCATGCGGGTACATAAATCATATATCGTTTCGCTGGCCAGGATAGATACCATAGAACGCAACAGGTTATTTATACACAATGAGGTTATTCCTATCGGAGATACCTACCGGGATGCGTTTTTCCGGCAGATAGAACAGCGACAGTAGTATATCCCCAGCTATTTATCATAATAATTCACCCGGGAATATACTACTACACAAATGGACGATCCATGCCCCCTTACACCAGGTAGCCGAATAAATTATCGTCCTTATTCAGTTCTGTATACTGGAAATTGTACTTCTGGAAGTTAGCGATCAGCTGATCATAGTCTTCCCGTTTTCTAAGTTCTATCCCTACCAGAGCCGGACCTGTCTCCTTGTTGTGCTTTTGAATGAACTCGAAGCGGGTAATATCGTCATCCGGCC
Protein-coding regions in this window:
- a CDS encoding sensor histidine kinase, whose translation is MKPQHKWVSKVIIFLLALLMTLNIRVRFDFHPNIFVYNFTLLKLILFYVNYLWLYPLLLQKRKYIQWIIAALLLVFATTLLRYTLEEVLARIFLGIHNYGEGTTIAFYIEDNFLWLSPYIILSTLIRFGQTALTHERQRATLEQATTDAELAFLKSQINPHFLFNTLNSIYSLAYQKSDQAPQAILKLSEIMRYMLYDSEDKKVPLDKEVQYLHSYISLQKVRFKDTIYVDLLEEGNTNGLYIVPLLLIAFVENAFKHGVLQDPSDPVLIQITIEQRTLQLYVQNKINQEQKDETGGIGMPNIQRRLALLYPGKHTLSTAQKDSHYICELTLQLD
- a CDS encoding LytR/AlgR family response regulator transcription factor; this encodes MQKIRCIAVDDELLALDIIVDYISKLPFLQLIHSGTDALEALQLVQNGQIDLVFLDIQMPQLSGLQFMKIIGNKARVILTTAYPQYALDGYEHNVVDYLLKPVAFDRFYKAVEKAMSAIQPGIVPSPAEKPATPILPDFIFVKTDSKMVKVMLADILYVEGLKDYLALQTTTDKIITLQNMKRMETILPYPAFMRVHKSYIVSLARIDTIERNRLFIHNEVIPIGDTYRDAFFRQIEQRQ
- a CDS encoding outer membrane beta-barrel family protein codes for the protein MRSALTALLLLLQIAGWAQHVITGHTKDPNGRDLPYASVALLKTKDSTLIKGTVADSAGSYRLEGIAAGNYLLLGRLTGYAPLYMRVMVPDGQAKVIATDLLMKTAVTALKSIDITAKKPYIEMLADKTILNVANNIAATGSTLFEVLRSAPGMSADKDDNLIMMGKKGVEVWINGRPSFLSGEALINWLKGQPAETVNKIELITQPSARFDAAGGAGIINIRTKTNPGNGLNGSLFGSAGIGRYVKASAGTSINFRQDKWNVFGDYNYNYSESYNELDVNSTVRREKGEEYTNRNSYWHPFTHSSNFKMGIDYQLTARTTLGVLVNGSLVNTNSMTDGLTRLRTPERPSADYLIAGTERKERLRNFRYNLNLASELDTLGSSFNTDIDVATYGKDRMEQIENKFSDQGKPATWQATIRNLVPADVDIFSIKADYTKYFNKSLKLETGFRFSNVKTDSDIRYDSLLGGKWISDIIQTSHFKYTEQIKAAYFNLSKEWTHWSIQAGLRGEHTLSEGISLTLNQRVKRTYLNLFPSLFILHKINEQHQISYSYGRRIDRPSYQELNPFVFFIDPYSRMVGNPYLAPQFTNNIEVKYGFRQLFFASIQYSRTNQADNSLVMLDTLTNIMSTRSDNNALSEKGALNLTATLHPASWWQLDATTLLSYDHYRSTTPGFQFVNELFSMSATLDQTFSLKHGWKVQLTSYYNTPMVNGQSRMVSIFSINVGIQKSIFDGQGRLRLYFQDPLNQQRWDSYIDQGNTKIRWVNRWENRRVSLSFNWKFGNKQVKNARVRTGGGEQERRRVNL